From Xenopus tropicalis strain Nigerian chromosome 3, UCB_Xtro_10.0, whole genome shotgun sequence, the proteins below share one genomic window:
- the rpp25 gene encoding ribonuclease P protein subunit p25 has protein sequence MENFRRVQVVDEDDGQPLPFKNLHPDVVKMRVKEGSKIRNLVGYAVTHMLSEENGQIVFSAYGRGVTKAVTCVEILKRKIGGLHQVTKVQYKIVQEVWEQKGPKVQHPAPRLNVQKNYPSINILLSKEPLDPQEEGYQPPQSMALKETGKRFPLSHSEHCAPKKKTEESEGCY, from the coding sequence ATGGAGAACTTTCGCCGGGTCCAAGTAGTTGATGAAGATGATGGACAGCCTCTGCCTTTTAAGAATCTTCACCCAGATGTAGTGAAAATGAGAGTGAAAGAAGGCAGCAAAATCCGTAACCTCGTTGGGTACGCAGTTACCCACATGTTGTCAGAGGAAAATGGGCAGATTGTTTTCAGTGCTTATGGACGAGGAGTAACCAAAGCTGTCACCTGTGTAGAAATACTGAAGCGAAAAATAGGTGGTCTTCACCAGGTCACCAAAGTGCAATATAAGATAGTGCAGGAGGTGTGGGAGCAGAAGGGGCCAAAAGTTCAGCATCCAGCTCCACGACTCAATGTACAAAAAAATTACCCATCAATCAATATCCTCCTTTCCAAGGAACCCCTTGACCCACAAGAAGAAGGATACCAACCCCCACAGTCCATGGCCCTTAAAGAGACTGGAAAAAGGTTTCCTTTGTCTCATTCTGAACATTGTGCCCCAAAGAAGAAGACAGAAGAATCTGAGGGATGTTACTAA